The following proteins are co-located in the Pseudomonadota bacterium genome:
- a CDS encoding ATP-binding protein, translating to MEPETLNKQSFLFPGNGTSSDISINNNKCRRCFYCIQICPAKAIRVEKNSIKIIPERCLLCGSCITSCPRQALDYKSGLGHVVKLLSDKEKTIACLDPAFPADLNMCTPGQLATTLKTIGFTEVWEGAFGAELISRAYRKLLLEETGEMIISSFCPVIVFYIQKYLPQLIPNIAPIVSPMIAIGRVAREIKGADWKIVYVTPCMAQAREMNVPEVAGVIDEVITFRDIRQLIDRKGIDCNKLDETNFDGPKPYLGRTISVTPGLYRTIDVHYDILMDDISVIYGQKRAIGALNQLAVDYIKTKFLDFVYCFGCVNGPFVDSELSVLGRRQVVVRHAKAEMSRQDVADVNAELDLYKNVDLSRRFDNMEQKLPVPTEEQIMAVLKKIDKSPPNHNLDCRACGHESCRDKAIAVVQGIAETEYCLHYLLEQSKQIYQQLKKSHKQLQQSHQELEQAHAQLIKTEKFASLGQLAAGVAHEINNPLGTITIYSHLLLKSLENEDPRKEDIELIISEANRAKEIVQGLLSFARETKLRESEMNVNDLLEDVLALITNQSLFYNIKIEKSFYQDIPTINADETKLKQVFLNIILNAAQAMEGNGKLIISTTADKKQVKIKIQDTGPGIPPENMDKLFSPFFTTKEKGTGLGLAISYGIIERHKGKIDVYSELGKGSTFIIILPITKCEEIS from the coding sequence AGGTGCTTCTACTGTATACAGATATGTCCTGCAAAGGCCATCAGAGTCGAAAAAAACAGCATTAAGATAATCCCTGAGCGGTGTCTCTTGTGCGGAAGCTGTATAACATCATGCCCCCGTCAGGCATTGGATTATAAGAGTGGTCTTGGCCATGTGGTTAAGCTGTTATCAGACAAGGAAAAAACAATAGCCTGCCTTGATCCGGCATTTCCGGCAGACCTCAATATGTGTACACCAGGACAACTTGCAACGACTCTGAAAACAATCGGTTTTACAGAGGTCTGGGAGGGCGCCTTCGGGGCTGAGTTGATATCCCGGGCTTACAGAAAACTTCTTTTAGAAGAAACCGGCGAAATGATAATTTCCTCCTTTTGTCCCGTAATAGTTTTTTACATTCAAAAATACCTTCCCCAACTGATTCCTAATATAGCGCCCATCGTATCTCCAATGATTGCCATAGGCAGGGTTGCCCGTGAAATAAAAGGGGCAGACTGGAAAATTGTCTATGTAACACCTTGTATGGCTCAGGCAAGAGAGATGAATGTCCCCGAAGTAGCCGGGGTTATTGACGAAGTAATTACCTTCCGCGACATAAGGCAATTGATTGACAGAAAGGGCATCGATTGCAATAAGCTTGATGAGACTAATTTTGATGGTCCAAAACCTTATCTCGGAAGGACAATTTCTGTAACACCAGGACTTTACAGGACCATTGATGTACATTATGATATTTTGATGGACGATATCAGCGTTATATATGGACAAAAACGAGCCATAGGTGCATTAAATCAGTTGGCAGTAGATTATATAAAGACTAAATTTCTCGATTTTGTTTACTGTTTTGGCTGCGTGAATGGGCCTTTTGTCGACAGCGAATTGTCTGTCCTTGGCCGTCGGCAAGTAGTCGTAAGGCATGCAAAGGCTGAAATGAGCCGCCAGGATGTTGCGGATGTTAATGCCGAACTTGATTTATATAAAAATGTCGATTTGAGCAGGCGATTCGATAACATGGAACAGAAACTCCCGGTGCCGACAGAAGAACAGATAATGGCTGTGCTTAAAAAGATCGACAAATCCCCGCCGAACCACAATCTTGATTGCAGGGCATGCGGCCACGAGAGTTGTCGTGATAAGGCAATTGCAGTGGTTCAGGGGATTGCTGAGACGGAATATTGCCTGCACTACCTTCTTGAACAAAGTAAACAAATATATCAACAACTTAAAAAGTCTCATAAACAATTACAGCAATCGCATCAGGAACTGGAGCAGGCTCATGCGCAACTGATAAAAACAGAAAAATTTGCCTCTCTCGGGCAACTTGCTGCCGGTGTGGCACACGAGATCAATAACCCCCTTGGAACGATTACTATTTATTCCCATCTTTTATTAAAAAGTCTTGAAAATGAAGATCCCAGAAAAGAAGATATTGAATTGATTATAAGTGAGGCAAATCGTGCCAAAGAGATTGTTCAGGGGCTTTTGAGCTTTGCAAGGGAAACAAAGCTCCGTGAGTCCGAGATGAATGTAAATGACCTGCTGGAAGATGTCCTTGCTCTTATAACAAACCAATCTTTGTTCTATAATATTAAGATAGAAAAGTCCTTTTATCAGGACATACCAACAATCAATGCCGACGAGACCAAGCTTAAACAGGTTTTTTTAAATATTATTTTAAATGCCGCTCAAGCCATGGAAGGAAACGGGAAACTGATAATCAGCACAACTGCGGATAAAAAACAGGTTAAGATAAAGATTCAGGATACAGGTCCCGGTATTCCTCCTGAAAATATGGATAAACTCTTTTCCCCGTTTTTTACAACAAAAGAGAAGGGGACAGGGCTTGGACTGGCTATTTCATACGGTATAATTGAGAGGCATAAGGGCAAAATCGATGTTTATTCGGAACTTGGAAAGGGCAGCACCTTTATCATAATCCTTCCAATAACAAAATGTGAAGAAATATCATAA
- a CDS encoding response regulator — MAKKPKILLVDNDVDFIDLNKAVLENSGFEVAVAYAGREVMDKVKFEQPDLIVLDLMMEKHDTGFGVAKALKADPVYRNIPILMLTAVLGETGMDFNQKLDGYWMKTDDYACKPLTPEELINKINELYARSKAGE; from the coding sequence ATGGCTAAAAAACCGAAAATATTACTTGTTGACAACGATGTGGACTTTATAGACCTGAATAAAGCTGTTCTCGAAAATAGCGGTTTCGAGGTAGCAGTGGCATATGCAGGCCGGGAAGTAATGGATAAGGTTAAATTTGAGCAGCCGGATTTAATAGTGCTTGACCTTATGATGGAAAAACACGACACCGGTTTTGGTGTAGCAAAGGCACTGAAAGCAGATCCTGTTTACAGGAATATTCCCATATTAATGCTTACAGCAGTCCTTGGCGAAACCGGCATGGATTTTAACCAGAAACTCGACGGTTATTGGATGAAAACAGATGATTATGCATGTAAACCGCTTACACCTGAAGAATTGATAAATAAAATAAATGAGCTATATGCAAGGTCAAAAGCCGGCGAATAA
- a CDS encoding response regulator has product MDDKITILVVDDEKGIREGCRRILASEGFDVNVAANGKEGLEMVMARPYDLMLVDLMMPGMGGLEMMEQVRKIDPEIIMIVITGFATIETAVNAMKRGAYDYIPKPFTPDQLLAFVNRGLEKRRLSIQAKRLMEERDQKLLEVANERSKTHTIINSIADGILVINRERQLVLFNPAAIKMLALGGKLEPGKDISEIIMNGDLIRIIEKGFSSESSQYTMLSEEVELSTPINKTLMVNVSKVRDEMGQDFGVVSTMRDITSLKEINQIKSQFVAMVTHELRAPLSAIEGYLSAYLTQAAGSDPQMYKQMMERAKQRAHSLLELINDLLQYSRLEVKSVARKKEPLNISDIILSTVELLKMQGTAKNLKFETDVTEQLPLIEADRTEMEQLITNLVSNAIKYNVKNGKVIINARPDGNFLHITVADTGIGIDKESLPCIFDEFYRVCGPDTRYVTGTGLGLSIVKKIVESHFGHITIDSKVGKGTAFTVMLPIQQGKESK; this is encoded by the coding sequence ATGGATGACAAGATAACGATTTTAGTCGTCGATGATGAAAAGGGTATCCGCGAAGGCTGCCGGAGAATCCTTGCAAGCGAAGGTTTTGACGTTAATGTGGCAGCTAATGGTAAAGAAGGCCTGGAAATGGTAATGGCCAGACCATATGATCTCATGCTTGTTGATTTAATGATGCCCGGCATGGGCGGTCTGGAGATGATGGAGCAGGTAAGAAAGATTGATCCTGAAATCATCATGATTGTTATCACCGGTTTCGCCACTATTGAGACTGCCGTTAATGCAATGAAACGCGGCGCCTACGACTACATTCCAAAACCTTTTACGCCTGACCAGTTGCTTGCTTTTGTAAACAGGGGTCTGGAAAAACGCCGTTTGAGCATACAAGCAAAGCGGCTTATGGAAGAGAGGGATCAGAAGCTGCTGGAAGTTGCAAATGAGCGTTCGAAGACCCATACAATAATAAACTCCATTGCCGACGGCATATTAGTAATCAACAGGGAGCGCCAGCTTGTGCTGTTTAACCCTGCTGCAATAAAAATGCTTGCATTAGGTGGAAAGCTTGAACCCGGAAAAGATATTAGTGAGATTATTATGAACGGAGATTTAATCCGTATTATTGAAAAAGGGTTCAGTTCCGAATCATCCCAGTATACAATGCTGTCGGAAGAGGTTGAGCTGTCAACGCCGATTAACAAGACATTGATGGTAAATGTTTCAAAGGTAAGAGATGAGATGGGACAGGACTTCGGGGTTGTCAGCACCATGCGTGACATAACAAGCTTGAAGGAGATAAACCAGATAAAATCACAGTTTGTAGCAATGGTAACACACGAGTTGAGGGCCCCGCTCTCCGCCATTGAAGGATATCTTTCCGCATATTTAACCCAGGCAGCAGGAAGCGACCCGCAGATGTACAAACAAATGATGGAACGTGCAAAACAACGGGCACATTCATTGCTTGAGCTTATTAATGATCTTTTGCAGTACAGCCGCCTTGAGGTGAAGTCTGTTGCAAGGAAAAAGGAGCCTCTTAATATTTCCGATATTATTCTAAGCACTGTAGAATTGCTTAAAATGCAGGGTACGGCAAAGAACCTTAAGTTTGAAACAGATGTAACCGAACAGTTGCCTCTCATTGAGGCAGACAGGACTGAGATGGAACAATTGATTACAAATCTTGTTTCCAATGCAATTAAATATAATGTTAAAAACGGAAAGGTAATAATAAATGCAAGACCCGACGGCAATTTCCTGCATATTACAGTAGCCGACACAGGGATAGGAATCGACAAAGAAAGCTTGCCCTGTATTTTTGACGAGTTTTATCGTGTATGCGGGCCTGATACGAGGTATGTAACAGGCACCGGTCTCGGATTGTCTATAGTAAAAAAGATTGTGGAATCACACTTCGGCCACATTACAATAGACAGTAAGGTAGGCAAGGGTACGGCATTTACCGTTATGTTGCCGATTCAACAGGGTAAGGAATCAAAATAA
- a CDS encoding bifunctional dihydroorotate dehydrogenase B NAD binding subunit/NADPH-dependent glutamate synthase, with protein MANEPKLNEIVEKRTLAPSIVLFKLYVPDIVKKARPGQFVVLRVDDYAERIPLTIADFDRGTGLLTVIFQVVGTSTQKMNKFEQGQTILDVVGPLGKPSHIESFGTVVCVGGGVGVAPVYPIAKALFEKGNKVINIIGARTKDMLILEEEMKAISTELYVTTDDGTYGHHGFVTDVLKKLIAEKGKIDLVIGIGPVMMMKAVCDVTRPHNLKTVVSLNTIMVDGTGMCGCCRATVGGETKFVCVDGPEFDGHKVEFSELMLRGKMYNREERRAMWDHKCKLEEKEKALKKSKKREPMPEQNPKVRIQNFNEVALGYARENALREAARCLNCKNMPCVEGCPVNVQIPQFIKKIKDGDFMGAIHTIKETNSLPAVCGRVCPQETQCEEKCILGKKGQPIAIGRLERFVADYELNQGDVRAPEPAKPTGKKIAVVGAGPAGLTVAGEMAKKGHEVTIFEALHKAGGVLVYGIPEFRLPKAIVQREVDYVGKLGARIKVDMIIGQTTTVDELFEQGYDAIFVGTGAGLPYFMEVPGENLNGVYSANEFLTRANLMKAYLFPEYDTPVRVGNKVAVIGGGNVAMDGARISKRMGADDVYLIYRRSRAEMPARAEEAHHAEEEGIDFRLLTAPVRVIGDENGWVKGIECVKMELGEPDASGRRRPVEVKGSEHIIDVDVIIVAIGQGPNPILTSTTEGLNLRKSGNIEADPETGKTSRKGVFAGGDIVTGAATVILAMGAGRKAAAAMEEYLQTGQW; from the coding sequence ATGGCAAATGAACCAAAACTTAATGAAATTGTTGAAAAACGGACATTGGCGCCCTCAATCGTCCTCTTTAAGCTCTATGTACCTGATATCGTTAAAAAAGCCAGACCTGGACAGTTTGTGGTCTTAAGAGTAGACGATTACGCAGAGCGTATACCGTTAACTATAGCAGATTTTGACCGGGGAACAGGTTTGCTTACAGTTATATTCCAGGTAGTTGGAACTTCAACACAAAAAATGAATAAGTTTGAACAGGGTCAGACAATCCTCGATGTGGTGGGGCCTTTGGGAAAACCGAGTCACATTGAGAGTTTCGGAACAGTCGTCTGCGTAGGCGGTGGTGTCGGTGTTGCCCCTGTATATCCGATTGCAAAAGCCCTCTTTGAAAAAGGAAATAAGGTTATCAACATTATAGGCGCACGCACAAAGGATATGCTGATCCTTGAAGAAGAGATGAAGGCGATAAGCACCGAATTATACGTGACAACAGATGATGGAACATACGGTCATCATGGATTTGTTACCGACGTGCTGAAAAAACTCATCGCAGAAAAAGGAAAGATTGACCTTGTAATAGGCATAGGACCGGTCATGATGATGAAAGCGGTATGTGATGTAACCCGTCCTCATAATTTAAAGACCGTTGTGAGCTTAAACACTATCATGGTTGACGGCACCGGTATGTGCGGTTGCTGCCGCGCCACTGTCGGTGGAGAAACAAAGTTTGTTTGCGTTGACGGCCCGGAATTCGACGGCCACAAGGTTGAATTTAGTGAACTGATGCTCCGTGGAAAGATGTACAACAGGGAAGAGCGTCGTGCCATGTGGGATCACAAATGTAAGCTCGAGGAAAAAGAGAAGGCATTGAAAAAATCAAAGAAGCGTGAGCCCATGCCGGAGCAGAACCCGAAAGTAAGGATTCAGAATTTTAACGAAGTCGCCCTGGGATATGCCAGAGAAAACGCACTTCGTGAGGCGGCGCGCTGCCTGAACTGCAAGAATATGCCCTGCGTTGAGGGATGCCCCGTTAATGTCCAGATACCCCAGTTTATCAAAAAAATTAAGGATGGCGATTTTATGGGCGCAATCCATACGATAAAAGAAACAAACAGTCTGCCGGCAGTGTGCGGACGCGTCTGCCCACAGGAAACACAGTGCGAGGAAAAATGTATCCTCGGTAAAAAGGGACAACCCATCGCAATAGGACGGCTTGAGCGTTTTGTCGCTGATTATGAACTCAATCAGGGTGATGTACGCGCACCTGAGCCTGCAAAACCGACCGGCAAAAAGATTGCTGTAGTTGGCGCAGGACCTGCAGGATTGACCGTGGCCGGAGAGATGGCAAAAAAGGGCCATGAGGTAACGATCTTTGAGGCGCTCCATAAGGCAGGCGGCGTTCTTGTTTATGGAATTCCCGAATTCCGTCTTCCCAAGGCAATAGTTCAGAGGGAAGTGGATTACGTAGGGAAACTCGGGGCCAGGATAAAGGTTGATATGATTATCGGCCAGACCACAACAGTTGACGAGCTTTTTGAACAGGGTTATGATGCGATCTTTGTCGGCACCGGAGCAGGCTTGCCCTACTTTATGGAGGTTCCTGGCGAAAACCTGAACGGTGTCTATTCTGCCAACGAATTTCTTACCCGGGCTAACTTAATGAAGGCTTACCTCTTCCCTGAGTATGATACACCCGTAAGAGTAGGAAACAAAGTGGCCGTTATCGGCGGCGGTAACGTGGCAATGGACGGAGCAAGAATTTCAAAGAGAATGGGCGCTGACGATGTATATCTTATTTATCGTCGCTCCCGTGCAGAGATGCCGGCCAGGGCAGAAGAAGCTCACCACGCGGAAGAAGAAGGCATCGATTTCAGACTGCTCACAGCCCCTGTCAGGGTTATAGGAGATGAGAACGGATGGGTCAAAGGCATCGAATGTGTGAAGATGGAACTTGGCGAGCCTGATGCATCAGGCAGGAGAAGACCTGTTGAAGTTAAAGGTTCTGAGCATATCATCGACGTGGATGTTATTATTGTGGCTATTGGACAGGGCCCTAACCCGATATTGACGTCAACAACAGAAGGATTGAATTTGCGCAAGTCCGGAAACATCGAAGCTGATCCGGAAACAGGCAAGACGAGCAGGAAGGGCGTATTTGCCGGCGGCGATATTGTAACCGGCGCTGCAACGGTTATTCTTGCAATGGGTGCAGGCAGGAAAGCAGCGGCAGCAATGGAAGAATATCTGCAGACCGGGCAATGGTAG
- a CDS encoding UvrD-helicase domain-containing protein — MTENNRALSHILIVKSSAGAGKTYNLALRYLQLLLQDKITDSPIKTHISNIVAITFTNKAAHEMRSRIIEWMKRIILDLPFEGSSGRPIDEILKNRSGVSGNGTEDLKTLEDSIKEAIEINFEALIKNFYDFNVSTIDSFVNLTLKASAFKLNLLPDFDISVDSAGYIDIVLQECLQKILEDNAVKERFDRFLRNYIELEGEYVNWIPKDFLRDIISSFWREEAKENATFIYKANISHIERIKNRIEEEVSGLGSYLKATEGMKPDKRFINALEQFSISKKSEIKGSSYFLRPTIAASLNKGSAQPDSEHEDLWKDILGSLSMFFEAVSESKFSSYVDIYLLFKKVLSKEITHNKRIVLIEQLNTLLQHILDKEHFIPEIYYALAERYSHFLIDEFQDTNHLQWKNVEILAEEALSRGGTLFLVGDKKQAIYRWRGGKSELVDEVALKYSAYPVYEFKLTENYRSDEYIVKFNNTVFDATNLNSLIESTAQAYSPENMPNVMETYADTAQVFISTKADKGYISIERMVEQADAQEQELVKDNFSSLSKDEKNEITKDRFRQVIRRIKDRGVFQDKDIAVLVRRKEEARFIVRILLETGFSVESEFTVNVRNNHLVKEMIDFLSFINAPDDDLAFAGFLTGSIFQNRTLLPEGRIIQWIEHNRIKGNSGYLYETFKESHKNIWDEYFEYFFKRAGYLPLYELVVLFLKKWRILINYPGDAPYFMHVCELIKEREALEGNNLNKFLQFWNGNSSIFFRDSQEGEKPFLLNTFEGTNAVKVMTIHRAKGLQFPVVILPFLKLNAFGVSDARNKTKYFVREKEDMHLLYIKKDFTKYSQKLNKIYQEKEAEYLLDELNNMYVACTRAQKELYIFLGDSKRQKNYLIDYLFQIEGLKAYIHGDVIEMGRQTNAVPPEDGGKETGDKTKTDAGSLLFDDLGDDIKWMEKIGTKLEGVPGFFKEQLFAKKKGDVIHYILSLITRLPDQYEGFLDTCISAGIARYVFHPYAREIRKMIVNVFLNLEFKRFFQPEEGALVYTEKEIIDSRGNAYKVDRITITDDCIDIVDFKTGETRSGEHARQIMHYAGLIENIHPDKPIKKYILYLDEGGIKEV; from the coding sequence GTGACTGAAAACAACCGGGCATTGTCCCACATCCTCATTGTAAAATCCTCAGCCGGAGCAGGAAAAACATATAATCTTGCGTTAAGGTACCTGCAACTCCTCCTTCAGGATAAAATCACAGATTCACCGATAAAAACACACATCTCCAACATTGTCGCCATTACATTTACCAATAAAGCTGCTCACGAGATGCGTTCCCGCATTATAGAGTGGATGAAACGGATAATCCTCGATCTGCCCTTTGAAGGCTCATCGGGCAGGCCCATAGATGAAATATTGAAAAACAGGTCCGGGGTAAGCGGCAATGGAACAGAAGATTTAAAAACCCTTGAAGATTCAATCAAAGAGGCAATTGAAATAAATTTCGAGGCTTTAATTAAAAATTTCTATGATTTTAATGTAAGTACCATCGACAGTTTTGTTAATCTCACACTCAAAGCCTCTGCCTTTAAATTAAATCTCCTGCCGGATTTTGACATCTCCGTTGATTCTGCAGGCTACATCGATATTGTTCTCCAGGAATGCCTCCAGAAGATACTCGAAGACAATGCTGTGAAGGAAAGGTTTGACCGGTTTTTAAGGAACTATATCGAGTTGGAAGGCGAGTATGTAAACTGGATACCCAAGGATTTCCTGCGGGATATTATATCCAGCTTCTGGCGTGAAGAAGCCAAGGAGAACGCAACCTTTATCTATAAGGCAAATATATCGCATATAGAGCGCATCAAAAACCGCATTGAAGAGGAAGTCTCAGGGTTGGGTTCATACCTGAAAGCCACTGAGGGGATGAAGCCCGACAAAAGGTTCATCAATGCCCTTGAACAATTCTCCATTTCAAAGAAGTCTGAGATTAAGGGGAGCAGTTATTTCTTACGGCCGACTATCGCGGCGTCTCTGAATAAGGGCAGCGCGCAGCCTGACAGTGAGCATGAGGATTTATGGAAAGATATACTGGGATCACTCTCAATGTTTTTCGAAGCAGTTTCGGAATCAAAATTTTCTTCCTATGTTGATATCTATTTGCTCTTCAAAAAGGTGCTCAGCAAAGAAATCACACACAACAAAAGAATTGTACTGATAGAACAACTGAATACACTATTGCAGCACATATTAGATAAAGAACATTTTATCCCTGAAATATATTATGCCCTTGCAGAGCGTTATTCCCATTTTCTCATAGATGAATTTCAGGACACAAACCACCTCCAGTGGAAAAATGTAGAGATACTTGCAGAAGAGGCCTTAAGCAGAGGGGGTACGCTGTTCCTTGTGGGCGATAAAAAACAGGCCATATATCGCTGGCGGGGCGGCAAATCCGAACTGGTGGATGAAGTGGCGCTGAAGTACAGCGCCTATCCTGTTTATGAGTTCAAACTTACAGAAAACTACAGAAGCGATGAATACATCGTAAAATTCAACAATACTGTTTTTGATGCTACCAATCTTAATTCCCTAATAGAATCTACCGCACAGGCCTATTCCCCTGAAAATATGCCAAATGTCATGGAAACATATGCTGATACTGCCCAGGTATTCATCAGTACAAAAGCGGATAAAGGATACATCAGCATCGAAAGAATGGTGGAGCAGGCAGATGCTCAAGAACAGGAATTGGTAAAGGATAATTTCAGTTCCCTCTCGAAAGATGAGAAAAATGAGATCACAAAAGACAGATTCCGGCAAGTGATCCGGCGCATAAAGGACAGGGGCGTTTTTCAGGATAAGGATATTGCCGTCCTTGTGAGGAGAAAGGAAGAGGCGCGCTTTATCGTCAGGATACTTCTTGAAACCGGTTTCAGCGTTGAATCGGAATTTACCGTAAACGTAAGGAATAACCATCTCGTAAAAGAGATGATAGACTTTTTAAGCTTTATTAATGCCCCGGATGATGATCTTGCCTTTGCCGGTTTTCTTACGGGCAGCATCTTTCAAAACAGAACATTGCTGCCTGAAGGCCGGATCATCCAATGGATTGAGCACAACAGGATAAAGGGCAATTCAGGCTATCTCTATGAGACGTTCAAAGAGTCCCATAAAAATATCTGGGATGAATATTTTGAATATTTTTTTAAACGTGCCGGGTATCTGCCGCTGTACGAACTTGTTGTACTCTTCCTGAAAAAGTGGCGGATACTGATAAACTATCCCGGGGATGCACCTTATTTTATGCATGTTTGTGAACTTATAAAAGAAAGAGAGGCACTTGAAGGCAATAACCTCAATAAATTCCTGCAATTCTGGAACGGAAATTCAAGTATATTCTTCCGGGATAGCCAGGAAGGAGAAAAGCCCTTCCTTTTAAATACCTTTGAAGGGACAAATGCCGTTAAGGTCATGACAATTCACCGGGCAAAGGGGCTTCAATTTCCCGTTGTCATCCTTCCCTTTTTAAAGCTAAATGCCTTCGGTGTTTCCGATGCAAGGAACAAGACAAAATATTTCGTAAGAGAAAAAGAGGACATGCATCTGCTGTATATAAAAAAGGACTTTACAAAATATTCGCAAAAGTTAAATAAAATCTATCAGGAAAAAGAAGCCGAATACCTCCTTGACGAACTTAATAATATGTACGTTGCCTGTACACGCGCTCAGAAAGAACTCTATATATTTCTGGGCGATTCAAAAAGGCAGAAAAACTATTTAATTGATTACCTCTTTCAAATTGAAGGTCTGAAGGCATATATACATGGCGATGTTATTGAAATGGGCAGGCAGACAAATGCAGTACCGCCGGAAGACGGGGGAAAGGAGACAGGAGACAAAACAAAAACAGACGCCGGGAGCCTGTTATTTGATGATTTGGGAGATGATATAAAATGGATGGAAAAAATCGGCACGAAGCTTGAAGGAGTGCCTGGTTTTTTTAAAGAGCAGTTGTTTGCAAAAAAGAAGGGCGATGTCATTCACTATATACTTTCCTTGATTACAAGGCTGCCCGATCAATATGAAGGGTTTTTAGATACATGTATATCTGCCGGTATAGCAAGATATGTATTTCATCCTTATGCCCGTGAGATTCGGAAAATGATTGTCAACGTCTTTCTAAACCTTGAATTTAAGAGGTTCTTCCAGCCGGAAGAAGGTGCGCTGGTATATACGGAAAAGGAGATTATAGACAGCCGCGGCAATGCCTATAAAGTCGACAGAATAACGATAACGGATGATTGCATTGATATTGTAGATTTTAAGACAGGCGAAACC